Part of the Terriglobia bacterium genome is shown below.
CTCGGCGACGCCGACGTGATCCTGCTCAACACCTGCTCCGTTCGGGAGAAGGCGGCGGAGAAGTTCTTCTCCGAGCTCGGTCGGCTCAGGGGGTGGAAGCGCGGCCGCCCCGAAACGGTCCTGGGGGTGTGCGGATGCGTCGCGCAGGATCAGGGTGTCTCGATCCTCGATCGCGCTCCCCACGTCGACTTCGTGCTGGGTCCGAGGTCCGCCGTGGGAACGCTGCCTGACCTGCTCCGGCGGCTCCGCTCGGGGGACGAGTCGGCGCGGCACACCGTGGACGTCGAGGTCCGCGACGATTCGATCCTCTTCCCCTTCGAGCGGATCCGCCGCGAGGGGGAGGGGAGCGGCAAGGCCTACGTGACCGTGATCGAGGGATGCAATCACCGCTGCTCCTTCTGCATCGTTCCGAGGACCCGGGGTCGCGAGAGCTGCCGCGATCTCGACGACGTGCTCTCCGAGGTCCGAAGCCTCTCCGCGCGCGGCGTGCTCGAGGTGGAGTTCCTCGGCCAGACCGTGAACGCCTACCGCGATGGAGCGGGCAGGACCCTCGGCGACCTGCTGCGCGCCGCGGCGGAGATCGACGGGATCGAGCGCATCCGCTTCACCACGTCCCACCCCGCGCAGATGACCTCCTCGCTCGTCGAGGCGATGGCCGCCGCCCGTCCGAAGCTCTGCCCGTACCTCCACCTTCCTTTCCAATCCGGATCGTCCGAGGTGCTTCGCGCGATGCGGCGGGGATACGATCGCGAAGGCTACCTCGAGCGGATCCGGCAGGTGCGGCGGCGGATCCCGGAGATGTCGTTCGGCACCGACGTCATCGTGGGCTTTCCCGGCGAGGGCGATCCCGAGTTCCTCGAGACGCTCGAGCTCCTCGACGCGGTGCCTTTCGACACGGTGTATTCGTTCGCCTACTCGCCGCGGCCCGCCACCTCGGCGCTCGCCCTCGGGGATCCGGTTCCGCAGGAGGTCAAGCTCCTTCGCCTGACGACCCTCCAGGCGCGGCAGAAGCGGGTCCAGGAGGTGCGGAACGCGGCGCGGGTCGGCGAGATCGTCGAGGTCCTCGTGGAGGGACCGAGCCTGAGGAACCCGACGGAGTGGAGCGGCCGAGCGCCCGACAATAGGGTGGTGAACTTCTCGGGGGACGTTGCTCCGGGCCGGCTCGTGCGCGTCGAGGTCGACCGCTCTTCGGCCTTCTCCCTTTACGGTCACGCCGCCGGCTCCGCTTGACCACGGCGGAAGTCGGCATGTATATTCCTGGGGCTACCGGGCGTTTCACCCACCAGGGCGGCGACTGCGGGATCCCGGCGGGGCGGTTTCGGCACCCGGGGAGGAATCGATGCCGGTCGAGATGAAGATCAAGGGCCTGATGATCGACCCGGTCTCGAACATGCCCATCATCATCCTCCGCAAGCCCGACGGGGATGCCGTCCTGCCGATCTGGGTCGGGATCTTCGAGGCCAACGCCATTGCGATGCAGATCGAGAAGATCCAGTCCCCGCGTCCGATGACCCACGACCTCCTGTGCAACGTGATCCACGACCTCCACGCCCGGGTCGAGAAGGTCGTCATCACCGATCTCAAGGACAACACGTTCTTCGCGACGATCCACCTCGTCCGCGACTCCGAGCGGCTGGCCGTCGACGCCCGACCCAGCGACGCGATGGCCATCGCCCTCCGGCTTGGCGCGCCGATCCTCGTCGAGGAGTCCGTCCTCGATCGCTCGTCCGTCAGCGGCGAGGACCGCGACGTCGACGAGACCGAGCGCCTGCGCCGGTGGCTCGAGCAGGTCGACCCAGGAGAACTCGGCAAGTACGAGATGTGACCGCGGCCTGGCTGTGACGCGGTTCCTAGCCCAGGCAGAGTCGCACTCCGGTTTTGCCGACATTATTGTCGGCACGTCGCACGAACCGGTCTCGGATCCACCAAGAACCCCGCTTGACAACATTCGTCCCCCCCGGTAAACTCCCTTTTCCTGAACGCCACCGCAAGATCTTGTGTGATTTCCGGGCCGCTGCCCCACATTGCGTCATGACCCGTCCTGCTTCGATGAGCCGAACTCGACCGACTGACCGAGTCGTTTCTCTGCACAATGAACGCCGTGCGCGTGCGAGGACTCCATGGCGGCCATGACGCTCGCGATCGCGAACCAGAAGGGCGGTGTCGGAAAGACCACGACCGCGATCAACCTCGCCGCCGCGCTCGCTCAGAAGCACCTGAAGACCCTTCTCGTGGACCTCGATCCTCAGGGGAACGCGACGCTCTCCTTCGTCGATCCCAACACGGTCCAGGCGTCGGTCTACGACCTTCTCGTTGAGCCGAATATCGGGGTCCCCGAAGTCGTGCACAATACCGACAGCCCCGACCTCGACATCCTGCCCGCGCGCATTTCCCTCGCCAAAGCCGAGGTCAAGCTAGTGGGGGAGTACGACAGCCACTTTCGTCTCAAGGACAAGCTCGATCCGTACCGCGGACTCTACGAGTACATCGTGATCGACACCCCACCGACACTCGGGATCCTGACCGTCAACGCCCTGGTCGCCGCCACGCACCTGATGGTTCCCATCCAATCGTCGTACTTTGCCCTCGAGGGGACGGACGACCTCCTCGAGACCTACCAGAAGATTCGATCCCGGCCCAATCCCAACCTGCAGTTCCTCGGCGTCGTGATCACCCTTCACGATCGGCGGACCGTCTTGTCGCGCGACATCAAGCGCCGGATACGCGAGGTGTTCGGCGAGAAGGTCTTCAAGACCACGATCTCGAAGAGCGTGCGCCTCGAGGAGAGCCCCGCATACCGCCAGAGCATTTTCACGTTCGCCCCGAGCTCGACCGGGGCCATGGAATATTACAGCCTGTCCGAGGAGGTGATCGGCCGTGTCTAAGTTCCGCGGTCTCCCGGAAGAGAAGCACATGCGTCACGATACGCATTTCGTCGAGGAGGTCACGTCCGGACGCACCGAGTCCATCGGCCGCATGGTCGAGGTATCGAGGATCGAGCCGAATCCCAACCAGCCGCGAAAGGAGTTCGGTGACCTGACCGACCTCGTGGCCTCGATCAAGGAGAAAGGGATCTTGGAGCCCATCCTCGTCCGGGGACACGGGGCCAAGTATCAGATCATTGCGGGAGAGCGCCGCTTCCAGGCCGCGAAGATCGCGGGGCTCCGAAGCGTCCCGTGCGTCGAACTGGACGTCGATCTCCGGGGCATGCTCGAGATCTCCCTCATCGAGAACCTCCAGCGGAAAGATCTCCACGCGTTCGAGGAGGCCGAGGCCATCCAGAGCCTGACCGACCAGTTCAGGTATACGCACGAGGAGATCGCTCGAAAGCTCGGGAAGTCGCGGCCGGTGATCACCGAGACGCTGAGCCTCTGTCGGATTCCGGAGGGTGTCCGGGAAAGATGTCGGCAGGCCGACATCACGAGCAAGTCCATGCTCCTCCAGATCGCGCGGCAGGCCGACGGCGACGCCATGGACAAGCTCATCGACCAGATCAGCGGCGGCGGAATGACGAGGGAGGAGGCCCGCCGGTTCAACAAGGGAGAGTCGGCTCCAGGGCGCCGGCCCAGGAGGTATACGTTCCGCTACAAGCCCGAGGGAGATGCAAGCTTTCAGTTCAGCATGACGTTCGACAGGCCCAAGGTCGAGAGGACCGAAGTCATCGAGCGGCTCAAGGCGATTCTGCAGTCTCTGATCGAGGATGAGTTGTCGAGCGGTGGGGAGCTGCTGAGCGCAGACACGCGCCAGGGAGACGAAGCGGGTATTAGGCCGGGCGCCGAGCTGAGCGGGTCCGAGGCAGTTGGGGGTCAGGCGGACGATTGATGCGATGGGCCAGCGATTGGGGCGCGCTCCCGTGCTTTCGCCCTATTTGAGTTTACATAATATACCTTATCGGACGTTGCAGCGGTCGGGCAGCCGGGCTGCCCACGCCGCCTCTGGGGTTCCCCCACCGTTGACAGACCCCTAGCCGCTTCCTAGACTCCACCGAATGCCCAAGACGACTCGCCTCACGCTGCACGTCCTCTCGGAGTTCGTCGCCCCGACCTTTCTGGGCCTGAGCATCTACGGCTTCGTCCTCCTGATGAATGCGTTCCTCTTGGTCGCCCGCCTGGCGCTCTCCAAGAACCTGAGCTTCTCCGTCGTTCTTCGCCTCTTCTCCTTCGAGATACCCCAGCTGCTCGTGCTCGCCATACCCATGGCCACCCTGCTGGGGGTGCTCATCGCCTTCGGTCGCCTCTCGGCGGACCACGAGATCGTGGCGATCCAGGGCGCCGGTCTCGGCCCCTGGTTCCTGCTCCGCCCGGTCCTGATCCTCGGCATCCTCATGAGCCTCGCCTCCTTCGCGATCTACGCGGTGGTGGTCCCGCGGACGAGCTATGCGTCCCGGATCCTGAACTCGGAGGTCCTCCTGACCGGGAGCATGGCGACGAACCTCAGCCCCCGCAATTTCTACAGCGAGATCCCCGGTTACGTCCTCTTCGCGGACGACATCCGCGCGGGCGGAGAGGGGCGCCTGGATGGCGTGTTCGTTCACCAAGCTCAGGGCGAGGGCGGTGAGAGCTACACCTTCTTCGCGCAGGACGGCGATCTCTTCCAAACCCGGGACGGCTCGGGAAGACTGATCGCGGACCTGAGGAAGGGCGTCTGTCACGTTTACAGAGAGGATCGGCCTCAGAGTTACCGGTTCTTCGGGTTCGACCGGTACCAGGTCCCGATCGAGCCCCCTCCCTATCTCAAGGCCCTTTCGAGCCCGCCGCCTCGCGCGATTCAGAACATGGCATTCACCGAGCTCTTTCCCGAGCTCAAGCGCGCGCGCGAGACGAAGGAGCAGGCCATTCGCGAGTACCGGAGCCGCGCGACCCGGATCGAGATTCACCAGCGCCTCGCGCTCCCCTTCACGTGCCTGCTCTTTGCACTCCTCGGGATGCCACTCGGCATGACCCGCGCGCGGTCCGGTAAAGGCGCGAGCTTCGCGCTGAGCATCGCGGTGACCCTGGTGTACTGG
Proteins encoded:
- a CDS encoding bifunctional nuclease family protein, yielding MPVEMKIKGLMIDPVSNMPIIILRKPDGDAVLPIWVGIFEANAIAMQIEKIQSPRPMTHDLLCNVIHDLHARVEKVVITDLKDNTFFATIHLVRDSERLAVDARPSDAMAIALRLGAPILVEESVLDRSSVSGEDRDVDETERLRRWLEQVDPGELGKYEM
- a CDS encoding ParB/RepB/Spo0J family partition protein, which encodes MRHDTHFVEEVTSGRTESIGRMVEVSRIEPNPNQPRKEFGDLTDLVASIKEKGILEPILVRGHGAKYQIIAGERRFQAAKIAGLRSVPCVELDVDLRGMLEISLIENLQRKDLHAFEEAEAIQSLTDQFRYTHEEIARKLGKSRPVITETLSLCRIPEGVRERCRQADITSKSMLLQIARQADGDAMDKLIDQISGGGMTREEARRFNKGESAPGRRPRRYTFRYKPEGDASFQFSMTFDRPKVERTEVIERLKAILQSLIEDELSSGGELLSADTRQGDEAGIRPGAELSGSEAVGGQADD
- the miaB gene encoding tRNA (N6-isopentenyl adenosine(37)-C2)-methylthiotransferase MiaB → LGDADVILLNTCSVREKAAEKFFSELGRLRGWKRGRPETVLGVCGCVAQDQGVSILDRAPHVDFVLGPRSAVGTLPDLLRRLRSGDESARHTVDVEVRDDSILFPFERIRREGEGSGKAYVTVIEGCNHRCSFCIVPRTRGRESCRDLDDVLSEVRSLSARGVLEVEFLGQTVNAYRDGAGRTLGDLLRAAAEIDGIERIRFTTSHPAQMTSSLVEAMAAARPKLCPYLHLPFQSGSSEVLRAMRRGYDREGYLERIRQVRRRIPEMSFGTDVIVGFPGEGDPEFLETLELLDAVPFDTVYSFAYSPRPATSALALGDPVPQEVKLLRLTTLQARQKRVQEVRNAARVGEIVEVLVEGPSLRNPTEWSGRAPDNRVVNFSGDVAPGRLVRVEVDRSSAFSLYGHAAGSA
- a CDS encoding AAA family ATPase is translated as MTLAIANQKGGVGKTTTAINLAAALAQKHLKTLLVDLDPQGNATLSFVDPNTVQASVYDLLVEPNIGVPEVVHNTDSPDLDILPARISLAKAEVKLVGEYDSHFRLKDKLDPYRGLYEYIVIDTPPTLGILTVNALVAATHLMVPIQSSYFALEGTDDLLETYQKIRSRPNPNLQFLGVVITLHDRRTVLSRDIKRRIREVFGEKVFKTTISKSVRLEESPAYRQSIFTFAPSSTGAMEYYSLSEEVIGRV